In the Takifugu flavidus isolate HTHZ2018 chromosome 11, ASM371156v2, whole genome shotgun sequence genome, one interval contains:
- the pcgf6 gene encoding polycomb group RING finger protein 6, with translation MSIVPEKRKSQQRSTSLSDCDSDDEPKIPLNQFYPYIRCGLCCGFLIDASTITECLHTFCKSCIVKHFFYSNRCPTCSIVVHETQPLYNIRPDRQLQDIVYKMVPFLEEFEREQMRNFYKSRGLEVPNPVISSPSPVVSKKQRKEPLPQSIFTIPPELNVSLLLEFAGAEHGINNYKPLERPYLRVSGEATVRHVALFIRRKMELSSTCQVDMACGEHLLDHCQSLKDIKKIAGKEAYQDGLLVLHFALVLPSET, from the exons ATGTCAATTGTTCCAGAAAAACGCAAGAGTCAACAAAGGTCGACAAGTTTATCCGACTGCGACTCGGACGATGAG CCGAAGATCCCCCTCAATCAGTTCTATCCCTACATTCGTTGTGGTCTTTGCTGTGGCTTCCTCATCGATGCCTCCACCATCACAGAATGCCTACACACAT TTTGTAAAAGCTGCATCGTGAAGCACTTTTTCTACAGCAACAGATGCCCTACGTGCAGCATCGTGGTCCACGAGACACAACCCCTTTACAACATCAG gcCAGATCGGCAGCTCCAAGATATTGTTTACAAAATGGTCCCCTTCCTTGAAGAAT TTGAACGAGAACAAATGAGGAACTTTTATAAATCAAGAGGATTGGAGGTACCAAACCCAG TGATTTCCTCCCCGAGTCCTGTCGTGTCcaaaaagcagaggaaggaaCCTCTCCCCCAGTCGATATTCACCATCCCTCCCGAACTGaatgtgtctctgctgcttgAATTTGCCGG GGCTGAACACGGCATCAACAACTACAAG CCATTAGAGAGGCCGTATCTACGTGTGTCTGGCGAGGCCACCGTCCGCCACGTGGCGCTCTTCatcaggaggaagatggagctTAGCTCCACCTGCCAG GTGGACATGGCCTGTGGAGAGCACCTCCTGGATCACTGCCAGTCTCTCAAAGACATAAAGAAAATTGCGGGGAAAGAGGCGTATCAG GACGGACTGCTGGTGCTGCACTTCGCCCTGGTCCTGCCCTCCGAGACATGA